From one Brachypodium distachyon strain Bd21 chromosome 4, Brachypodium_distachyon_v3.0, whole genome shotgun sequence genomic stretch:
- the LOC100838932 gene encoding transcription factor BHLH062, producing the protein MVADTESSDSPSGSSNSAAEKRVDGFLDRRSQEKAPKKNHKAEREKLKRDQLNDLFVELSSMLDLDRQNSGKATVLGDAARVLRDLLTQVESLRKEQSALLTERQYVGSEKNELQDENTTLKAQIMQLQDELRARMGNNSLNLSSLGMSHPVASNSTNLATHPRPRHTWSNASNLSTLPMAHPMNTPSLLQNQHPHSVGSGEVASRPQELQLFPGTSASLDRERSRHRSNPATSSSLADSMPGQLRLSLPRASQGESSSSGVSGNRKERKNC; encoded by the exons ATGGTGGCTGACACGGAGAGCTCAGATTCACCGTCTGGCAGCTCAAATTCAGCTGCCGAGAAGCGTGTTGATGG GTTTCTCGACAGAAGATCCCAGGAAAAAGCTCCAAAGAAAAACCATAAGGCTGAACGGGAGAAACTTAAGCGTGACCAGTTGAATGACCTTTTTGTTGAGCTCAGCAGTATGCTAG ATCTCGATCGGCAAAATAGTGGAAAAGCTACAGTATTGGGTGATGCTGCTCGAGTACTACGAGATTTGCTTACTCAAGTAGAATCTCTTAGAAAGGAACAATCTGCTCTTCTAACTGAACGCCAATAC GTCGGTTCAGAGAAGAATGAGCTGCAGGACGAGAATACTACACTCAAAGCTCAAATAATGCAACTACAGGATGAGCTTCGTGCAAGGATGGGAAACAACAGCCTCAATCTAAGCAGTCTTGGAATGTCACATCCAGTAGCGAGCAACAGCACTAATTTAGCAACTCACCCCAGACCGCGTCATACATGGAGCAATGCTTCTAATTTAAGCACTCTGCCCATGGCGCACCCAATGAACACACCGTCTCTGTTGCAGAATCAGCATCCGCACTCTGTTGGTTCTGGTGAGGTTGCATCACGGCCACAGGAGCTCCAACTCTTCCCAGGGACATCGGCATCACTGGACCGAGAACGTTCACGACATAGAAGCAACCCAGCTACTTCTTCAAGCCTTGCTGATTCCATGCCTGGACAGCTTCGTCTCAGTCTTCCACGAGCATCACAAGgggagagcagcagcagtggtgTGTCAGGAAATAGAAAAGAACGAAAAAATTGTTAG
- the LOC100839239 gene encoding probable methyltransferase PMT2 has protein sequence MAIKGNSGESKARSPVAIVAAVVLCCFFYILGAWQRSGYGKGDRIAVAITHQTAAPCSISSSTPSSNLSFDTHHTSPNSTAAAPPLPPFPPCPASLSDYTPCHDQDRAMKFPRKNMAYRERHCPGPEESSARLRCLIPAPSGYVTPFPWPKSRDLVPYANAPYKSLTVEKAVQNWVRYEGAVLRFPGGGTQFPRGADAYIDQLATAIPFPSGAVRTVLDTGCGVASLGAYLDSRGVVAMSFAPRDSHEAQVQFALERGVPAFIGVLGSVKLPFPASAFDMAHCSRCLIPWAGNGGMYMMEVDRVLRPGGYWVLSGPPINWKANYRKWERTEEDLAGEQARIEEYARMLCWEKVAEMDEIGVWRKRLDTAAPCPDRPANVRLCDTPNPDDVWYKNIETCVTPTTAAIGGQLEPFPARLKALPPRIAAGAVPGYTAESYEEENRQWEKHVRAYRKVNYRLDSERYRNIMDMNAGVGGFAAAVFSPKSWVMNVVPTAAEFATLGVIYERGLIGIYHDWCEAFSTYPRTYDLIHANGVFTLYRDRCKMEDILLEMDRILRPEGTVILRDDVDVLLQVQRVATGMRWKMMMANHEDSPHIREKVLYAVKRYWTVDSDKVSEEKKRGPSEGKDSEA, from the exons ATGGCGATCAAGGGCAACTCGGGCGAGTCCAAGGCGCGGAGCCCGGTGGCCATAGTGGCCGCCGTGGTCCTGTGCTGCTTCTTCTACATCCTGGGCGCCTGGCAGCGCAGCGGCTACGGCAAGGGCGACCGCATCGCCGTCGCCATCACCCACCAAACCGCCGCCCCCTGCTCcatttcctcctccaccccttcCTCCAACCTCAGCTTCGACACCCACCACACCTCCCCCAattccaccgccgccgctccgccatTACCGCCCTTCCCTCCCTGCCCCGCCTCCCTCTCCGACTACACCCCGTGCCACGACCAGGACCGCGCCATGAAGTTCCCCCGCAAGAACATGGCCTACCGCGAGCGCCACTGCCCCGGCCCCGAGGAATCCTCCGCCCGCCTCCGGTGCCTCATCCCGGCGCCGTCCGGGTACGTGACGCCGTTCCCGTGGCCCAAGAGCCGGGACCTGGTGCCCTACGCCAACGCGCCCTACAAGAGCCTCACGGTGGAGAAGGCGGTCCAGAACTGGGTCCGCTACGAGGGCGCCGTGCTCCgcttccccggcggcggcacccAGTTCCCCCGCGGCGCCGACGCCTACATCGACCAGCTCGCCACAGCCATCCCCTTCCCCTCCGGCGCCGTCCGCACCGTCCTCGACACGGGATGTGGCGTCGCCAGCCTGGGCGCCTACCTCGACTCCCGGGGCGTGGTCGCCATGTCCTTCGCGCCCAGGGACTCCCACGAGGCGCAGGTGCAGTTCGCGCTGGAGCGTGGGGTTCCGGCGTTCATCGGCGTTCTGGGGTCAGTCAAGCTGCCGTTCCCGGCGTCGGCGTTCGACATGGCGCACTGCTCCCGGTGCCTGATTCCCTGGGCCGGCAATGGCGGGATGTACATGATGGAGGTGGACCGAGTGCTCCGGCCCGGGGGTTACTGGGTTCTCTCCGGCCCGCCGATCAACTGGAAGGCGAATTACAGGAAATGGGAGAGGACGGAGGAGGATCTTGCTGGGGAGCAGGCGAGGATCGAGGAGTACGCGAGGATGTTGTGCTGGGAGAAGGTCGCCGAGATGGACGAGATCGGCGTCTGGCGGAAGCGGCTCGACACGGCGGCGCCATGCCCGGACCGGCCAGCCAACGTCCGGCTCTGCGACACGCCCAACCCCGACGACGTCTG GTACAAGAATATAGAGACGTGTGTGACGCCGACCACGGCGGCCATCGGAGGCCAGCTGGAGCCGTTCCCGGCGCGGCTGAAGGCCCTCCCGCCGCGGATAGCCGCCGGGGCCGTGCCGGGGTACACCGCCGAGTCGTACGAGGAGGAGAACCGGCAGTGGGAGAAGCATGTCAGGGCGTACAGGAAGGTGAACTACAGGCTGGACTCGGAGCGGTACCGGAACATCATGGACATGAACGCCGGCGTGGGCGGCTTCGCGGCGGCCGTCTTCTCGCCCAAGTCGTGGGTCATGAATGTCGTGCCCACTGCCGCTGAGTTCGCCACCCTTGGCGTGATCTATGAGAGGGGCCTCATCGGCATCTACCATGACTG gtgTGAAGCATTCTCCACTTACCCAAGGACATATGACCTCATCCATGCCAATGGAGTCTTCACCCTCTACAGGGACAG GTGCAAGATGGAGGACATCCTGCTGGAGATGGATAGGATTCTGCGGCCCGAGGGCACAGTGATCCTCCGGGACGACGTCGACGTGCTGCTGCAGGTGCAGAGGGTGGCGACCGGTATGCGGtggaagatgatgatggcgaACCATGAGGACAGCCCGCACATCCGAGAGAAGGTGCTCTACGCTGTCAAGCGGTATTGGACCGTCGACAGCGATAAGGTCTCAGAAGAGAAGAAGCGAGGCCCTTCGGAGGGAAAGGATTCGGAGGCATGA